The Juglans microcarpa x Juglans regia isolate MS1-56 chromosome 2D, Jm3101_v1.0, whole genome shotgun sequence DNA window GAACGAACCGCACTCCTTCGTATACGTCAGGAGGCCAACAAACTTGTAGTTTTCAGAGTGTATCTCTGACATGAACTTGATAGACCTACCACTAGCAGGGGCCCTGCCACTTGGTCTAACAATCATACATGGACTCATTTGGATTGTTTCCTAATTTCACTAGAGTGGGAAAGCCATTTTTTGAACGTTTGGCAAAAGCGGTTGGCTCGTTTAGCATCGGATCATTGGCATATCCTACTTGATTGTAGAGGTATTCAGAGTGGTAGAAGATATTTCAAGTTcgagaatatgtggttgaaaTCAGAAGGTTTTGTGGAGAGGGTCAAACAATGGTGGATGTCATATCAGTTCGAGGGTACTCCCAGctttatttttgcaaataaactgaaagttttaaaaagagatCTAAAAGAATGGAATATACAATCTTTTGGCAATGttgaggaaaacaaaaataccaaGTGGATGGAAATACAGGTGTTAGAAAGACTACAAGGGGGGAGACCACTTACTGAGGAAGAGCAAGCTCAGAAAACTTTGTTGGTCTCTGATCTTGAAAGGATAATCTTGCAAGAGGAAATGTCTTGGCGCTAGAAGTCAATAGCATTATGGTTAAAGGAAGAGGATCAGAGCATGAGGTTTTTCCATAGTATTgcaaactctcatagaagaaacAATCACATTGAGGTGTTGAAAATTGAGGGGGTGGAGTGTAGAGAACAAGTGGCCATCAAAGATCATGTGGTTGATTTCTTTGAGAAAATCCTTACTGAGTAGGTGGAGTGGAGGCCTACTCTTGATGGTTggtgtttaattttattgaacCGGGGGATGTTGCCAGGATGGAAAGGGCGTTCGAGGAGGAGGAGGTATTTGATGTAGTAAGGAAAATGGTAAAAGACAAGGCTCCCGGACCTGATGGTTTTTCTATGGACTTTTTTCAAGAATGCTGGGAGGTGATTAGAGAAGATCTTttgaaggtgtttcaggagtTGTTCtcgtttggaaaatttgagaaaattcttAACTCCACTTTCCTTGCCTTaatactaggggtgtaaatccaaaccggaaaaccgattctaccggttttgaaccggttcggtccggaaccagtttttagaatgtgaaaaccggccggttccggtccggttccggttttaggatttttcagaccggaccggttgataaaaaatatatataaaaaataatatttgtattattgtatatataagttttatacaaaatattatatatatatattaatatatataagttttatatattatgtataattataaatttttatgtgaaatttttatatataattatataattcatatatgaaataatttcttattataatttataaattattacataaaatgttaatactaaatcactaaaagtttataactaatactaatagtctaatatagactaatgactatagttatacttataattaatactacaagtttttactaaaagtttataactaatactaatatataacttatttataccaatagtctaatattaatactattatatagtctaatatattaataaaagtataaaacatatttttttaaattagttttttttttaaacaaatttttaatgacaaattgtgaaacttacattttaaaaaaatgaaaaaaccggtaaaaccggaagtactggtttaggaAGGTaatcggtgcgtaatcggttttggaaaatacaaaaccgatacataccggttcggtcctagttTTTGTctaaaatcggaccggaccggatcggaccggttacacccctacttaaTACCTAAAAAGGCCGGGGCTATTGAGATCACATATTTCTGACCTATTAGCTTAGTGAATGGAGTCTACAAGATTATCTCAAAAGTGCTTGCTAATCACTTAAGGGAGGTGTTAGGTAAGATTGTGTCTaagtctcaaaatgcttttgtgaagGGTAGAGAGATCCTGGATGCGGTTCTaattgccaatgaatgcttggatagTAGATTGAAGGCTAACAGCCCATGAATTATGTGtaagttggatatggaaaaggcttatgaccacgttaattgggatttccttttatatttactgcgtaggtgtggttttggtgaAAGGTGGATGAGGTCTTGGATTAGTTGGTGTATATCTACGGTATGTTTCTCTGTATTGATCAATGGCTGCCCAGAGGGTTTCTTTCAGAGTTCttgtggtttgagacaaggagatccgctATCTCCcctactttttgttattgttatggaggtaCTAAGCAGAATGATCTCGGCGTTGTTGGATAATGGGTTCATTAGTGGTTTCCAAGTTGGCTCTTCGAGCAGGGGTAGCACCACTATCTCTCATTTGTTGTTCGCGGATGATACGCTTATTATGTGCAAAGTTGATCGAGACCAGATGCGGGCTGTGAATGcatgtttgctttgttttgaagcagtattTGGTCTAAAagtgaattatgataaatttGAGTTGGTGCCGATTGGAGAGGTTCAGAATATTAGGGAGTTGGCTGACATGTTAGGATGCAAGATAGCGTCTATTCCTATGACTTATTTGGGACTACCATTGGGTATAGCTTCGAGGGCACACCCGATCTGGGATATAGTGATTGAAAAAATGGAGAGGAGACTGGCAggatggaagagaatgtacttgtcgaaaggggGTCGGATTACTTTGATTAAAAGTACACTTTCTAATCTACCCACTTATTTCTTATCCTTATTCCCTATACCAGCAGGTGTGGCGGGTCGTCTTGAGAAGCTACAAAGAGACTTTCTGTGGGGCGGATTAGgatatgagtttaaatttcatcttgtcAAATGGGAGAAGGTGTGCCGTCCTATCTCTAGTGGCAGTTTGGGTATTAGAAACTTATGGTTGTTTAATCGAACGTTACTTGGCAAATGGCTCTGGCGATACATCAAGGAACTTGAAGCCCTATGGAAAAATGtgatcaataataaatatggtgGTGTAAGGGAGGGTTGGTGTGctagagaagttagaggggcCCATGGAAGGGGGCTATGGAAGCATATTAGAAAAGGGTGGGAGGTCTTTCAGCGGTACACTAAGTTTCAGTTGGGTACAGGTGCCAggatcagattttggaaggatgcttGGTGCGGTGACAGTGCTCTCCAAGATTTGTTTCCTATACTTTTCTTGATAGCAAGAGCTAAAGATGCTACAGTGGCGGAGGTTATGGGAATCGCTGGAGGGGGTTTTCACTGGAATATTAATTTCAACAGGGCAACacaggattgggagatggagaTTTTAGCAGATTTTTACAATCTCCTGTACTCTTGTAGTCCAAATATCCAGCATGAAGATGATTTGTGGTAGATTCCTATAGGGAGAGGGGTTTTCACTGTTCGTTCCTTTTATAAGGTCCTTACACAAGGGCCGGAGATACAGTTTCCATAGAAAAGGCTCTGGCGAAACAAGGCTCCTCccaaagcttctttctttgtgtggacaacGTTATTAGGCAAGATCCTTACTACAGATAATCTGAGAAAGATGAGGATAATCattgcagattggtgttgtatgtgtaaaggAGGGGGTGAGTTGGTGAACCATctacttttgcattgtgaggtagCCAAGACTCTCTGGAATGAGGTATTTAAAAGGATGGattagcatgggttatgccagAATCCGTGGTGGATATATTGGCATGTTGGACCTCTATCTGACGTGTACATCAGATCAAAatgatttggaagatgattcctacttgcattatgtggtgcttgtggtaTGAGCGAAATGAAAGGACgtttgaagataaggagagaTATATGGCggagctaaaagttttcttttttagaactcTATGTACTTGGGTCATTGCTGTTCCAACTATATAAATGGTCAAAATGCATTCACCATCATTGTTGTCCTTGTTATGATCCTGACTTTATTTCAATCAGTCGGTGTTTCTTAGCCCAACATCCACTCTTTGCCCTTCCCATTTATTGTCTGCATAGATAACAAGTGAACTGTGGATACTCAAACCTTGAGGTTTTATTTGTATGATTTGGTGGCAAATCAACGCTACACAAAGCTGAGgcttattttctctttattattttttgtatgttgTGCCCATCATGTATGCTCTGATTGTGGAGTCATTTGTACATATAGAATGTCATCATATTTACTTATAAAGAGGGAAAAACTATGAAGGGACATATAGTAATCAGGAATACAATATTTAAGGGTGTGAACCTAGTGATGATTTTCTACAGCAAATGGGATCCTAAGAGAAGTAAACTTTATGCTTGGGTCTATAAGAGTGATTTCTCTGTTACTTCTAAACGCCTGGGTTTTTTTCACCATCTCCAGTATGGAAAGGGTTATGAATTTTATACTCCAGTCAAACTGTTGGACAAGCATCTACATGCAATGGCAGAATCGGTAGATGAACAGCTTGTTGTTGTTTCTCAGGTTACTCTTGTTGTCTCTCCCATCATCTttcccatttcatttcattcgatttcaccatatgtaatgcaAGAAACTCATCgctttttttctcaaaatttgtcCTAGGTCCTCGCGGCTGACATTAATATTGGATATGAGAATATTGTTAATACTCAGGTCTGGAAATACGGGCAAAGCACACATTGTGTTCTAAACTTGCTGAAATAACTTTTGAGTGCACTTCTTAACATGTTTTCATCTTTTGTATTTCTAGGTTCTTGCTTTCAATGGTAAACCTGTAAAGAATCTTAAGAGCTTGGCCAGCATGGTAGAGAGTTGTGACGATGAATATATGAAGTTTGAGCTAGAGTACCAACAGGTTCTGTGTCCCCCCTCCACCCCCTCCATGCCCGCTTGTGTATTCTCTTAACTTTGACAAGTTTTAAACTTTGTGCAGTTAGTAGTCCTACGCACAAAGACTGCTAAATCAACCACCTTAGATATTTTGACCACACATTGTATACCTTCTGCAATGTCTGACGACCTCAAAACTTGAGGGAAGATTGTGGGGAAGGTACAGAAGATTGCATCGTTATAAGGGGAAGGGTAGAACAAGATGCAGAAGATGCTACTcaagtagctgtccttgtagtTCATCTTATGCTTTGGCCCCGCAGAACTGTGCCATGGCCGTGGGGTTTGCATTACTTGCTTTAACGTTTGGATCTGAATTAATGGGCTTCAGACGTTTTGTTTTTACGAGTAGAAGAAAGTATGGAGATGAAGGTTTCCCCAGATCCAGAAACATCTCTTGATTCGCagctttttatattttgttggtttcgAACCCCATCAATTCATACTAGAATGCGACAGATTTTGATTGACAAGTACTGTTCGCAAGGTCTTCATATGGCGTTTTGTTGACGGGGGAATGAAATTCAGTTTGCTTGTCCGCCTCCTGGTAAATGAATCCTGCTGTTTTGTCTTATCACCTGTATCATAGCCCCAGATGCAAATGTGCCTGTTTCCCTGGTACGACGCAAGTAACGTAGAAAACTTTGGGCGCCTCCTCCATTTATGCCAATCAAACCATCTACCTTGCAAAACCTGGGCTTCTCCATTTATACCAACCGAATTATTTACGTTGGAGTTAGATGTAAAGACTGCCGACGTCTCATATCAAGCAGGATGTTTTCACGCTAACTTTGCTGGTGGTGAAAGGAATAGGAACGTATTTGATAGATGCAGGTGTGTGCGGTACTGCTCCCTGTTGGGAGTTTGAATGAGACTGGAAACTAGGCTGATAGAAAGTGATCTCTCCCCTGTCTGCGGGTTTACCTTGGAGCAGGGATGGAAGGGTCCGGGAGGGCCAAGCAGAGGGAAGAAGGCAATCACGTTTTGATCCCCTGCATTTTCATTCGTAATGTAATATATGATGTGCTGTGATCAGCGACCGCTAGCAAATTCATTACGATTCCCTAATGCAAACTACGTGCTGCACAATTTGTAGCATGCTTTTTTATGCAATGCCTTacattttctctccctctctttcagTTTTATAGCTCTGCAATAGAGGGGCTTTTTGGGTGGTAGATGGTGATTCCAGGCTCTCGACAACATAGTCTTCTCCGATGTCTTCTTTTGCTTTTCCCCATATTACAGTGTAGAAGCCGATGGATATAATTGTTGCTCCTAAAAGACTGTAAAATGCAGAAAAAGTTgcaaaatcaatcaaataacAACAGTTAACAAACTAGagcatttttttgaaaaaaaaaattattgaagttcTAAATTTTCCAAAGATGAAGATTGCTGGAAGAGATGTGGGACCCTTTGTTTTagggcccgtttggatagtgagatgagatgtgttgagatggtttgcgaatagaaataaaattattagttgagatgagatgagatgaggtttTATCTCACCTCAGTATTCAAACAAGTCCTAGTGGCCTTGTGTGCGTTACAACTTGTTCTAGATATTGCCTTAGCTTTTTGTTAGTGGAAGCAGAAAGCAGAAGTTTTTGGCACTAAAGCTAAAAATATGACAGCAAACAAAAACCATGCAAGGAAATGAAGGACAGAAACGAGAGTAGCTTCTTCGAGCATTACGTTAGCTTTGTTGCTTTTGACGTTTTGGAATTTGAGGGCTAATCAGAACTAAAATAAGGAGAAAGTCTCATCTGTTTTCATACCTGCCAAGATGGAGAGTATCACCGAGGAACATAACACCCATGGCAACAGCAATGGCAATGGACAGGGGCTTGAACGTTGCTACATAGAGAGGCCCCTTCACGCGCAACGCCCATGCATGAACTGCATTGTTCAAAAATGACCCAAAGAGTCCCTAGACCACAAGAGAAAGGTGATTAGGCTGTTTTGTTTTGCTAATTACAGTACTCTATCAACAGTCTTGTGTTAGCTTCTTACCGAGCACACAACGGAGACCAATGCTATATTTGACTCCAATCTCCAAGCATTTGAATCTTTTTCTGCAATTATAGCTACAACTGCAGCTACGATGCTCACacataaattgtaaaagaatatCACAGTTAGTTCGTTCGGGTACTCCTTCATAATTTGTGCCTGTAAGAAAACATGGTATAAGCTTCAGATTGATTTCTACACTATCTGCAAATCTCATTTGAGGTAGACATTGAAACATGTTTTGAAATTGggtttaaaaaacaaataaactgaACAAGAAATTCACCTGAACAATGTACCATAGTGGAACCAAAATGTATTCAGCTGTAAGTAGGATGCCACCAATTACCCAATTTGAATTTTCTGCGCTTAAAGGTTGAGATAGTGAAAGGGATGATGGCTGAGCAATGACGATCGGAGGACCTTTGAAGAGAGTCACTACAAATGCTCCTGATACTGATACTATGGTGCCCAAGATTTTAGCCAAACTGCTTGTGCTTCTCAGAGCTATCTTTTCCATCCTTttaataaaaagcaaaaaagaaagagatgtaGGAAATAATGATAAAAGCAGCTTACatagccaaaaaagaaaaagaaggaataaTAAAACTTGCTAGTGGTTCACTTTGACTCAACACTTTAACTGATATGACTGCTCATCGATAGTTCAATACTTGCGTCCAAAGCGGTCAAGGGGTCATTTTCTCGGGGCAACCCTAAAAGGTAACTAGGCAGAACAGAGCATCAACCCTTGCTCACTGTCATGATTCAAAAAGCATCTCTCTTCAACGTTATCAGAAGGCAAACAGGATcttgatgatatttttttctggATATCCATTTGCTCTTCTAAGTTCTAACGCGTGAGGGTATTTTTGGTAACTACATTGAAATAGTGGGGAAGAACCTGAAAAGTATGGCAAGTATGAAGGTGAAAGCTGGCACCAGGTTGCTGATGGCTGAAGCAAGTGTTGGAGAGCTGAAATTGATGCCTGTATAACCCATAATCTGAGATGAACTCCTGCACCCAACCCAACAACAATTCAAATGGAAAAATAGAACTAGAATAGAAATcggaataagaaaaattattgggTTTTTACACTgatataaacaaaaacaaaaacaagctCAACTGATCCAACAAAAATTATGGGTTTGTTTTGTAGATCATAGCTGCATGTGTAAAATTACTGTACCCAATGAGTCCAAGAAAGCCAATTTTCGACATTATGGAAAAATTAAGTGGAGGAAGCACTCTTGATCTGCAGAGACATACGAACAGGAACACAGAAACAATTAGCCCATGTCCAATTCACCTTTTTGATATTaatggtagagagagagagagagagagagagagaccttcgGGAGACAAAGGGTGCAGGAAGGAGGACAATAGCAGCAATAGCATAAGCATAAACAACAAAGACATGGTAGCTCATCCCTTTCAACGTGGCTGCCTTGAAGAGTGTGTTTAGGCCCACGTTGGTGCACTCCATGGTCACCATGGCCGTGAATGGCAGCGCATCCTTGTAGCAATGCCCccaaccatctctctctctctccactagAACACAGGCTCGGAAAGACAAACAGGGTAAGTTGTTAGTGCTAAGAACTTGGATAAATGCAAGAGTGGGGGCGGAACTATCGTTGGTCGCTCTTCTCTTGACAACGAGAGGGGATTGCTTGTTTGGTACTTGACAAAAAGGAGGGTATTGCTACTTTATTATCGCTGCCAATAATGATTTACATTAATTGGTTGTTTAAGacgttttttttaattgtttttgggCAAATGGAAGTGTGAAAAGGATCTCCCCAATTATATATTAACCTGTCAACTTTCTTTCGTGTGAGATTATCAAAGTCATAAAGTCAATCAAGAGCAGGGAAAACTAGATAGTATGTGTACATCACTAAGCAACGGTTTTTGTTG harbors:
- the LOC121251179 gene encoding WAT1-related protein At3g28050-like; this translates as MTQYPPFCQVPNKQSPLVVKRRATNDSSAPTLAFIQVLSTNNLPCLSFRACVLVERERDGWGHCYKDALPFTAMVTMECTNVGLNTLFKAATLKGMSYHVFVVYAYAIAAIVLLPAPFVSRRSRVLPPLNFSIMSKIGFLGLIGSSSQIMGYTGINFSSPTLASAISNLVPAFTFILAILFRMEKIALRSTSSLAKILGTIVSVSGAFVVTLFKGPPIVIAQPSSLSLSQPLSAENSNWVIGGILLTAEYILVPLWYIVQAQIMKEYPNELTVIFFYNLCVSIVAAVVAIIAEKDSNAWRLESNIALVSVVCSGLFGSFLNNAVHAWALRVKGPLYVATFKPLSIAIAVAMGVMFLGDTLHLGSLLGATIISIGFYTVIWGKAKEDIGEDYVVESLESPSTTQKAPLLQSYKTEREGEKM